One genomic segment of Peromyscus leucopus breed LL Stock chromosome 23, UCI_PerLeu_2.1, whole genome shotgun sequence includes these proteins:
- the LOC114683180 gene encoding CD209 antigen-like protein D gives MSHTAEPRVQHLSSPEDEDCLISGTRHSVVSSGLRPKFGIKSLAEYLKRSCNPLVLQLFSFLFLAGLLLIILVLVSEVPSSQDQDRIYQELKQLKTEVHDGLCQPCPRDWVFFHRSCYFFSKSQRNWHNSITACQEVGAQLVIIETDEEQTFLQQTSKAKGPTWMGLSDVHNEATWHWVDGSPLSPSFVQYWNKGEPNNVGDEDCAEFSRDGWNDIKCDTLNFWICKKALTSSCNTK, from the exons ATGAGCCACACCGCGGAACCAAGGGTACAGCATCTGAGCTCTCCAG aggatgAAGACTGCCTGATCAGTGGTACCAGGCATTCTGTTGTCAGCTCTGGATTACGACCAAAGTTTGGAATCAAAAGTTTGGCAG AGTATCTGAAGCGCAGCTGCAACCCCTTGGTCCTGCAGCTGttctccttcctgttcctggCCGGGCTCCTGCTGATCATTCTCGTCCTAG TCTCTGAGGTCCCCAGCTCGCAGGATCAGGACAGAATCTACCAGGAGCTCAAACAGCTGAAGACGGAAGTGCATG ATGGCTTGTGTCAGCCCTGCCCCAGGGACTGGGTGTTCTTCCATAGAAGCTGTTACTTCTTCTCCAAGTCTCAACGGAACTGGCACAACTCCATCACTGCCTGCCAGGAAGTGGGGGCCCAGCTGGTCATCATAGAGACTGACGAGGAGCAG aCCTTCCTGCAGCAGACTTCTAAGGCTAAAGGACCAACCTGGATGGGGCTGTCAGACGTGCATAATGAAGCCACATGGCACTGGGTGGATGGCTCACCTCTGTCACCCAG CTTTGTGCAGTATTGGAATAAAGGGGAGCCCAACAATGTCGGGGACGAAGACTGCGCAGAGTTCTCTAGGGATGGCTGGAACGATATCAAATGTGACACCCTAAATTTCTGGATCTGTAAGAAAGCTTTAACCTCATCATGCAACACCAAATGA